One genomic region from Sphingomonas paeninsulae encodes:
- a CDS encoding 3'-5' exonuclease, whose amino-acid sequence MRLQAPLAVKDLLAAMRFAVQRGDDLTLAALLVSPLMGWDQDALFAAAHGRKGSLWDAVPEGATREALLAILNAADRVTPFQFLETLLSGPLQGRRKLIARLGEEARDPIDELLNAALQFGREGAASLQGFLDWFDRGEGEIVRDAMGAGDAVRVMTVHGAKGLQAPVVVLADAAGDPDASGARGFEWVLDSLYPAEVPLFRPRAAERALVASLEDAASKADTKDRREHWRLLYVAMTRAEERLVVAGSLGERANGVVPVESWHAAIGRALARLEVVGVADAVWGSRADYAVGLRSERVVADADGPAAVAGIDVPAWFRIAAPVEARPPRPLAPSSLGVDLVASPPGARARRMRRSVESGCMGCLSGCRELQSRNDRLRAWRGWAMLRWSMRRSA is encoded by the coding sequence TTGCGGTTGCAGGCTCCGCTGGCGGTGAAGGATTTGCTGGCGGCGATGCGCTTTGCGGTGCAGCGTGGAGATGATCTGACGTTGGCGGCGCTGTTGGTTTCGCCGTTGATGGGCTGGGATCAGGATGCGCTGTTTGCGGCGGCGCATGGGCGCAAGGGATCATTGTGGGATGCTGTTCCTGAAGGGGCGACGCGAGAGGCTTTGCTGGCGATTTTGAATGCGGCGGACCGGGTTACGCCGTTTCAATTTCTGGAGACTTTGCTGTCGGGGCCGTTGCAGGGTCGGCGGAAACTGATTGCGCGACTGGGTGAGGAGGCGCGCGATCCGATTGATGAATTGTTGAATGCAGCACTGCAATTCGGGCGCGAGGGGGCGGCTTCGTTGCAGGGATTCCTCGACTGGTTCGACCGGGGCGAGGGTGAGATTGTCCGTGACGCGATGGGCGCTGGCGATGCGGTTCGGGTGATGACGGTGCATGGCGCGAAGGGGTTGCAGGCACCGGTGGTTGTGCTGGCCGATGCGGCGGGCGACCCGGATGCGAGCGGGGCGCGGGGGTTTGAGTGGGTTTTGGATAGTCTTTATCCCGCAGAGGTTCCGTTGTTCAGGCCGCGTGCTGCGGAGCGGGCTTTGGTTGCGTCGCTGGAGGATGCCGCGAGCAAGGCGGATACGAAGGATCGGCGGGAGCATTGGCGGCTGTTGTACGTCGCGATGACGCGGGCGGAGGAGCGGCTGGTTGTGGCTGGGTCGCTTGGCGAGCGGGCGAACGGGGTTGTTCCGGTGGAGAGCTGGCACGCGGCGATTGGGCGGGCGCTGGCTCGGTTGGAGGTTGTCGGTGTGGCCGATGCGGTTTGGGGATCGCGGGCTGATTATGCTGTGGGGCTTCGGTCGGAGCGGGTGGTTGCGGATGCTGACGGCCCGGCGGCTGTGGCTGGGATAGATGTGCCGGCGTGGTTTCGGATTGCGGCCCCGGTAGAGGCGCGGCCTCCCCGGCCATTGGCGCCGTCTTCGCTGGGTGTGGATCTGGTCGCCAGCCCGCCGGGGGCGCGGGCAAGGCGGATGCGGCGGAGCGTGGAAAGCGGTTGCATGGGTTGTTTGAGCGGCTGCCGGGAATTGCAATCGAGAAACGACCGGCTGCGGGCCTGGCGTGGCTGGGCGATGCTGCGTTGGTCGATGCGGCGCTCGGCGTGA
- a CDS encoding PD-(D/E)XK nuclease family protein — protein MIDDPAFADVFAEGALAEAPIAGVVDGVVVSGVVDRLIVTDATVTIVDFKTGRVPRGADAVPVHHLRQMAAYVAVVAQIFPDRAVSAALLYSAGPVLHRLSGAVLERWKPGFIDAIENLPVGS, from the coding sequence GTGATTGATGATCCGGCGTTTGCGGATGTTTTTGCAGAAGGCGCGTTGGCGGAGGCTCCGATTGCGGGGGTGGTCGATGGCGTGGTGGTGTCGGGCGTGGTGGATCGGCTGATCGTGACCGACGCGACCGTGACGATTGTGGATTTCAAAACCGGACGGGTGCCGCGTGGGGCGGATGCTGTGCCGGTGCATCATCTTCGACAGATGGCTGCTTATGTTGCTGTGGTGGCGCAGATATTTCCGGATCGGGCAGTTAGCGCGGCGCTTTTATACAGCGCAGGACCGGTTTTACACCGATTGTCGGGGGCGGTTTTGGAACGCTGGAAGCCCGGCTTTATCGACGCAATTGAGAATTTGCCCGTTGGCAGTTGA
- a CDS encoding glutathione S-transferase family protein — protein sequence MLTIWGRLNSHNVKKVAWFAHELNIDHVRHDVGGAYGMDTPYLAKNPNALIPTIEDGDFILWESNAILRYLAAGYGGETYWPTDPASRARADKWMDWQFTYAAAQHRAFVNLIRTPVDQRDEASIARSAKNCAGKMALLDNALGISPWLSGDSFGIGDIPMGVYAHSWFTLAIERPTLPHVENWYARLRARPAYASQVMIPLT from the coding sequence ATGCTTACAATTTGGGGACGCCTGAACTCGCACAATGTTAAGAAGGTCGCATGGTTCGCACATGAACTGAACATCGATCATGTTCGTCATGACGTTGGCGGCGCTTACGGAATGGACACGCCCTATCTCGCGAAAAATCCCAATGCGTTGATTCCGACTATAGAGGACGGCGACTTCATCCTCTGGGAATCGAACGCAATTTTGCGCTACCTGGCAGCAGGTTATGGTGGCGAAACCTATTGGCCGACCGACCCGGCATCCCGCGCTCGCGCCGACAAATGGATGGATTGGCAATTTACTTATGCCGCAGCCCAGCATCGTGCATTCGTCAACCTGATCCGAACACCCGTCGATCAGAGAGACGAAGCATCCATCGCCCGCTCGGCAAAGAATTGCGCTGGAAAAATGGCGCTATTGGACAATGCGTTGGGCATCAGTCCGTGGTTATCGGGCGACAGCTTCGGGATCGGCGACATCCCGATGGGCGTCTATGCCCATAGTTGGTTCACCCTCGCGATTGAGCGGCCAACGCTGCCCCATGTCGAAAACTGGTATGCCCGCCTCCGTGCGCGGCCCGCCTATGCCAGCCAGGTTATGATCCCGCTGACATAG
- a CDS encoding UvrD-helicase domain-containing protein: MGAGDLFVKASLVSPHAPLKGQQRTASDPEEHVWLSASAGTGKTYVLSARVLRLLLRGARPDSILCLTFTKAGAAEMAERVHQRLAWWVRLDDTMLFRELEALGEASGPAERENARTLFAKVLESRGGGLRIMTIHAFCQTLLAGFPLEAGLIPGFRPIEGREEAALGQSVLADVVVTAEREGDQRLLGDLSALSRRLGEDDARRFLSRAARAGEALEALPEGLDALVRRAMDVPADFDAGDIALACSDGAFDRDALLELARMYAGWATKTGEAAADRISEWLLGSAEQRAVELSDLALVWLNKDGEFRKNGPKDPGFPALRERLNDWCGELCGLAARAALAAGVSSALNAGRRYARAYDGAKRARGLVDFDDLIRMTVRLLGEPGIGDWIRYKLDQATDHILVDEAQDTNLRQWQIVAGLASEFFSGDGAREDFVRTIFTVGDFKQAIFGFQGTDPEHYRAARIGFDRQAEGAGREIVQLSLNASFRSSQPVLDVVDKLLDELGHAALGLPEASEPHVSAAGGFGAVTLLHPLTGDSAGEDDSEEGWVEDHVRKLAGALAKQVRGWLAVGGEERVWLERKKQWLQPEDVMILVRKRGELAALLVARLQAEGFRLRASIGCGCRLRWR; this comes from the coding sequence GTGGGTGCTGGTGACCTGTTCGTGAAGGCTTCGCTCGTTTCTCCTCATGCCCCGTTGAAGGGGCAGCAGCGGACGGCTTCCGATCCGGAGGAGCACGTCTGGTTGTCGGCCAGCGCGGGGACGGGGAAGACTTACGTTCTGTCGGCGCGGGTTTTGCGGCTATTGTTGCGGGGCGCGCGGCCGGATTCGATCCTGTGTTTGACGTTTACCAAGGCGGGCGCGGCGGAGATGGCCGAGCGGGTTCATCAGCGGTTGGCGTGGTGGGTTCGGTTGGACGACACCATGTTGTTCCGCGAGTTGGAGGCGTTGGGGGAGGCTTCCGGGCCTGCTGAGCGGGAAAATGCGCGGACGTTGTTTGCCAAGGTATTGGAATCGCGTGGGGGTGGTCTGCGGATCATGACGATCCATGCATTTTGCCAGACTTTGTTGGCGGGGTTTCCGTTGGAAGCCGGATTGATTCCGGGGTTTCGACCTATCGAGGGTCGCGAGGAAGCGGCTCTGGGCCAGAGCGTTTTGGCCGATGTCGTCGTCACGGCGGAGCGGGAGGGCGACCAGCGGTTGCTCGGTGATTTGAGTGCGCTGAGTCGGCGATTGGGTGAGGATGATGCGCGGCGTTTTCTGTCGCGGGCGGCGCGGGCTGGTGAGGCTTTGGAGGCTTTACCCGAGGGGCTGGATGCGTTGGTGCGGCGGGCGATGGATGTCCCCGCGGATTTCGATGCGGGCGATATTGCGCTGGCCTGTAGCGATGGGGCGTTCGACCGGGATGCGCTGTTGGAGCTGGCGCGCATGTATGCGGGTTGGGCGACCAAGACCGGCGAGGCGGCGGCTGATCGGATTTCCGAATGGTTGCTGGGGTCGGCTGAACAGCGGGCTGTTGAGCTGTCGGATCTTGCTCTGGTCTGGTTGAACAAGGACGGCGAGTTTCGGAAAAATGGGCCGAAAGACCCCGGTTTTCCGGCGCTGAGAGAGCGGTTGAATGACTGGTGCGGGGAACTTTGTGGGCTGGCGGCGCGGGCTGCACTGGCGGCGGGGGTTTCGTCTGCGCTGAACGCGGGGCGGCGCTATGCGCGGGCTTATGATGGGGCGAAGCGGGCGCGGGGGCTGGTCGATTTCGACGATCTGATCCGCATGACCGTGCGTCTGTTGGGCGAACCGGGGATTGGCGACTGGATCCGGTATAAGCTGGATCAGGCGACCGATCATATTCTTGTCGATGAGGCGCAGGATACGAATTTGCGTCAGTGGCAGATAGTTGCGGGGCTGGCTTCGGAGTTTTTCTCAGGAGACGGAGCGCGTGAGGATTTCGTGCGGACAATCTTTACGGTTGGCGATTTCAAACAGGCGATCTTTGGGTTTCAGGGGACAGACCCGGAGCATTATCGTGCGGCGCGGATTGGGTTTGACCGGCAGGCGGAAGGTGCGGGGCGGGAGATTGTTCAGCTATCGTTGAATGCTTCGTTCCGGTCTTCGCAGCCAGTGCTGGATGTGGTTGATAAGCTGTTGGATGAACTGGGTCATGCGGCGCTGGGCTTGCCTGAAGCGTCGGAGCCTCATGTGTCGGCGGCCGGTGGTTTTGGGGCGGTGACTTTGTTGCATCCGTTGACCGGGGACAGCGCGGGCGAGGACGATAGCGAAGAGGGCTGGGTCGAGGATCATGTGCGTAAGCTGGCCGGGGCGCTTGCGAAACAGGTGCGTGGTTGGCTGGCGGTTGGGGGCGAGGAGCGCGTCTGGCTGGAGCGCAAGAAGCAGTGGTTGCAGCCTGAAGATGTGATGATCCTTGTGCGGAAGCGCGGTGAGTTGGCGGCATTGCTGGTGGCGCGATTGCAGGCGGAGGGGTTCCGGTTGCGGGCGTCGATCGGTTGCGGTTGCAGGCTCCGCTGGCGGTGA
- the trxA gene encoding thioredoxin TrxA, translating to MATVQVTDASFATDVIGASGPVLVDFWAEWCGPCKMIGPSLEEISEELGEKVTIVKLNIDDNPDAPAKYGVRGIPTMILFKNGAPAATKVGAAPKSQLKGWLESEL from the coding sequence ATGGCCACCGTTCAAGTTACCGATGCCAGTTTCGCCACAGACGTTATCGGTGCCAGCGGGCCAGTGCTCGTCGATTTCTGGGCCGAATGGTGCGGGCCGTGCAAGATGATCGGGCCGAGCCTTGAGGAAATTTCGGAAGAACTGGGTGAGAAAGTCACCATCGTGAAGCTGAACATCGACGACAATCCCGATGCTCCGGCCAAATACGGCGTGCGCGGAATTCCGACGATGATCCTGTTCAAGAACGGTGCGCCTGCCGCGACCAAAGTTGGTGCTGCGCCGAAATCGCAGCTTAAGGGTTGGCTGGAAAGCGAGCTTTAA